In Helianthus annuus cultivar XRQ/B chromosome 8, HanXRQr2.0-SUNRISE, whole genome shotgun sequence, a single genomic region encodes these proteins:
- the LOC110873873 gene encoding probable protein-S-isoprenylcysteine O-methyltransferase isoform X2 — MPFLTTHINTQVAAFQLMDDNFSFSVLLFHGSEYLLAIIFHGKSNVTLKSLLISQQYILAMILSILEYLLELYFFPELKEHWWISNFGLLMVVVGEVIRKLAIITAGRAFTHLIQRYHEEHHKLVTHGVYSIVRHPGYTGFLIWSVATQVMLCNPVSTVAFTVVVWNFFHRRIPYEEYFLRQFFGEYEEFAKRVPSGIPFVK, encoded by the exons ATGCCCTTCTTGACGACCCACATAAACACTCAGGTTGCTGCATTCCAACTTATGGACGACAACTTTTCATTTTCAG TACTCTTGTTTCACGGTTCTGAATATCTTTTAGCTATCATATTTCACGGGAAATCCAACGTCACCCTTAAATCTCTGTTGATCAGCCAACAATACATCTTGGCAATGATCCTATCCATTCTTGAATATTTACTCGAGCTTTACTTTTTCCCGGAGTTAAAGGAGCACTGGTGGATAAGCAATTTCGGACTTTTAATGGTTGTCGTTGGGGAAGTAATAAGAAAGCTTGCTATTATAACAGCCGGACGCGCTTTTACTCATCTTATTCAAAGATATCATGAGGAACATCATAAATTAGTCACTCATGGAGTTTATAGTATTGTTCGTCATCCTGGGTACACGGGTTTCTTGATTTGGTCAGTTGCTACTCAAGTTATGTTGTGTAACCCTGTTTCAACCGTTGCTTTTACTGTAGTCGTGTGGAACTTTTTTCATAGAAGAATACCGTATGAAGAGTACTTCTTGAGGCAGTTTTTTGGGGAATATGAGGAGTTTGCTAAACGGGTTCCTTCTGGAATCCCATTCGTGAAGTGA
- the LOC110873873 gene encoding protein-S-isoprenylcysteine O-methyltransferase B isoform X3: MTELFSHTASRQLSQMFFAVLLFHGSEYLLAIIFHGKSNVTLKSLLISQQYILAMILSILEYLLELYFFPELKEHWWISNFGLLMVVVGEVIRKLAIITAGRAFTHLIQRYHEEHHKLVTHGVYSIVRHPGYTGFLIWSVATQVMLCNPVSTVAFTVVVWNFFHRRIPYEEYFLRQFFGEYEEFAKRVPSGIPFVK, encoded by the coding sequence ATGACAGAATTATTCAGCCATACCGCTTCCAGACAGTTATCACAAATGTTTTTTGCAGTACTCTTGTTTCACGGTTCTGAATATCTTTTAGCTATCATATTTCACGGGAAATCCAACGTCACCCTTAAATCTCTGTTGATCAGCCAACAATACATCTTGGCAATGATCCTATCCATTCTTGAATATTTACTCGAGCTTTACTTTTTCCCGGAGTTAAAGGAGCACTGGTGGATAAGCAATTTCGGACTTTTAATGGTTGTCGTTGGGGAAGTAATAAGAAAGCTTGCTATTATAACAGCCGGACGCGCTTTTACTCATCTTATTCAAAGATATCATGAGGAACATCATAAATTAGTCACTCATGGAGTTTATAGTATTGTTCGTCATCCTGGGTACACGGGTTTCTTGATTTGGTCAGTTGCTACTCAAGTTATGTTGTGTAACCCTGTTTCAACCGTTGCTTTTACTGTAGTCGTGTGGAACTTTTTTCATAGAAGAATACCGTATGAAGAGTACTTCTTGAGGCAGTTTTTTGGGGAATATGAGGAGTTTGCTAAACGGGTTCCTTCTGGAATCCCATTCGTGAAGTGA
- the LOC110873874 gene encoding uncharacterized protein LOC110873874 isoform X1 — translation MVRKSYRAVETVARSFTAEKYLKKIGLGKEDYYFWKQIGKALLCTYTVFGAMWLYNETSPLGWWTLKPVPKEEKELAHLYQRINYPYPGDEEAMTDFIAKGGMIGTMVSAKGTIEMDSSGPMNYQKQLQKDKFDQEALKLWLRMKNEVVQELQEKGYDLE, via the exons ATGGTTCGAAAAAGTTATAGAGCTGTCGAAACAG TGGCTAGATCTTTCACTGCTGAGAAGTACCTAAAGAAAATAGGCCTTGGAAAGGAAGACTACTACTTCTGGAAACAAATAGGCAAAGCACTTTTATGCACATACACAGTGTTTGGTGCCATGTGGTTATACAATGAAACATCCCCACTTGGTTGGTGGACACTGAAACCAGTACCTAAGGAAGAGAAAGAACTGGCTCATCTCTATCAGCGAATCAATTACCCGTACCCTGGTGACGAGGAGGCCATGACTGATTTCATTGCAAAAGGTGGGATGATTGGGACAATGGTGAGTGCCAAAGGGACCATAGAGATGGACTCCTCCGGTCCCATGAACTATCAGAAGCAGTTGCAGAAAGACAAGTTCGATCAGGAAGCACTTAAGTTGTGGTTGAGGATGAAGAATGAAGTTGTTCAAGAGCTTCAGGAGAAAGGGTATGATTTGGAGTGA
- the LOC110873875 gene encoding pentatricopeptide repeat-containing protein At4g14820 yields the protein MTTIPQPIISSTIHVNHLLTTLSASSSLSHLKQIHARILRSGLDRSNSLLIKLVITACTLSSPSFDYALSVFYQMHNPEPHLSNKFLRQLSRSTKPEKALLAYAKMREKGFVIDSFSLPPLLKASTRVQALSEGMELHGFASKMDFVSDPFVQTGLVAMYSACGHIEDARLMFDKMPERDIVAWNIMIDGYCVNGRYNNVLPLIEEMNRSIVQPDEKIFSTVVSACARAGNLEFGKAFHEFITENKVSVDYNLQCALVIMYAGCGSMDMAANMLKKLSPKNIVVSTAMITGYSKAGQVDAARLVFDQMTEKDLICWSAMITGYAEGGQPRKALQLFDKMLTSGVKPDQVTMLSVISACASLGAVDNAIKIQSYIDENRFSEVLPVNNALIDMYAKCGDLDRAKQVFARMRKRNVITWSSMIGAYAVHGDAVNALDLFHEMKSQRVEPNGVTFVGLLYACSHAGLVEEGRKIFASMVNDYDMTPKREHYGCMVDLYGRANLLKEALEVIEQMPVAPNIVIWGSLMAACRIYNKTELGEFAAKRVLELDPYHDGAHIFLSNVYAKERKWESVGEIRKLMQNKGVVKQRGCSRIELHGEIHEFLTADKNHAHVDEIYEKLDMVVNELEVAGYTPNMSCVLVDLDEDEKTKALLWHSEKLALCFGLLRQKRGSCIRIIKNLRVCEDCHNFMKLASKVYGIQILVRDRTRFHRYEDGMCSCKDYW from the exons ATGACCACCATTCCACAGCCCATCATCTCCTCAACCATTCACGTAAACCACCTATTAACCACCCTCTCGGCGTCATCCTCCCTCTCACACCTCAAGCAAATTCATGCCCGAATTCTTCGTTCGGGCCTTGACCGCTCAAACTCCCTCCTCATCAAACTCGTTATTACGGCATGCACATTATCTTCCCCATCCTTCGACTACGCCCTATCGGTCTTTTACCAAATGCACAACCCAGAACCACATTTATCTAACAAATTCTTACGTCAACTTTCCCGAAGCACCAAACCTGAAAAGGCCCTTTTAGCTTATGCCAAGATGAGGGAAAAAGGATTTGTGATCGACAGTTTTAGCCTCCCTCCGCTTTTAAAAGCCTCAACGCGAGTTCAAGCGTTAAGTGAAGGGATGGAACTTCATGGGTTCGCTTCAAAAATGGATTTTGTGTCGGACCCGTTTGTGCAGACTGGTTTGGTTGCAATGTACTCAGCTTGTGGACATATTGAAGATGCACGTTtgatgtttgataaaatgccaGAAAGAGATATTGTTGCTTGGAATATTATGATTGACGG TTATTGCGTGAACGGGCGCTACAACAATGTTCTGCCTTTGATTGAGGAGATGAACAGATCAATCGTACAACCAGATGAGAAGATCTTTTCAACCGTTGTGTCCGCTTGTGCCCGTGCTGGAAATTTAGAATTCGGGAAAGCATTTCACGAGTTCATTACCGAAAACAAAGTTTCTGTTGACTATAACCTGCAATGTGCACTCGTGATTATGTACGCAGGTTGTGGCTCCATGGACATGGCAGCTAATATGTTAAAAAAATTGTCTCCAAAAAACATCGTTGTTTCTACCGCCATGATTACAGGGTATTCAAAAGCCGGACAGGTTGATGCTGCACGGTTAGTATTCGATCAGATGACTGAAAAGGACTTGATTTGTTGGAGTGCAATGATTACCGGGTATGCAGAGGGAGGTCAGCCTCGAAAAGCGCTCCAGCTTTTCGACAAAATGCTAACCTCGGGAGTAAAACCCGATCAGGTCACTATGCTAAGTGTTATTTCGGCTTGTGCTAGTCTTGGTGCTGTAGATAACGCGATAAAAATCCAATCATATATCGATGAAAATAGGTTTAGTGAAGTCTTACCAGTGAATAACGCCCTTATTGACATGTATGCAAAATGCGGGGATCTCGATAGGGCTAAACAAGTTTTTGCTAGAATGCGTAAACGAAACGTTATTACATGGAGTAGCATGATCGGGGCCTATGCGGTTCATGGAGATGCTGTTAATGCACTTGACCTTTTTCATGAAATGAAATCCCAGAGAGTCGAGCCAAATGGTGTAACATTTGTGGGTTTGTTGTACGCTTGTAGCCACGCGGGATTAGTTGAAGAGGGTCGGAAAATCTTTGCATCGATGGTTAACGACTACGACATGACACCCAAACGCGAGCATTACGGCTGCATGGTGGATCTCTACGGCAGAGCTAATTTGCTTAAAGAAGCTCTTGAGGTGATTGAACAGATGCCTGTGGCACCAAACATTGTCATTtggggatccctgatggctgctTGTCGAATCTACAACAAGACTGAACTAGGCGAGTTTGCTGCAAAACGGGTTCTTGAGCTCGATCCGTATCATGATGGGGCCCACATTTTTCTATCAAACGTTTATGCAAAAGAAAGAAAATGGGAAAGCGTTGGGGAAATTCGAAAGCTGATGCAGAACAAAGGCGTGGTAAAGCAACGGGGATGTAGTAGAATTGAACTGCATGGGGAGATACATGAGTTTTTAACCGCGGATAAAAACCACGCTCATGTGGATGAGATATATGAAAAGCTAGACATGGTTGTGAATGAGTTAGAGGTGGCGGGTTACACTCCAAACATGTCTTGTGTTTTGGTTGATCTGGACGAGGATGAAAAGACAAAGGCTTTATTATGGCATAGTGAGAAGTTGGCACTGTGTTTCGGGTTGTTAAGACAGAAAAGAGGATCTTGCATTCGTATAATCAAGAATCTTCGGGTCTGTGAAGACTGTCATAACTTCATGAAGTTGGCATCTAAGGTTTACGGGATTCAGATTCTCGTACGGGATAGGACTCGGTTTCATCGGTACGAGGATGGCATGTGTTCTTGCAAAGACTATTGGTGA
- the LOC110873873 gene encoding protein-S-isoprenylcysteine O-methyltransferase B isoform X1 codes for MPFLTTHINTQVAAFQLMDDNFSFSELFSHTASRQLSQMFFAVLLFHGSEYLLAIIFHGKSNVTLKSLLISQQYILAMILSILEYLLELYFFPELKEHWWISNFGLLMVVVGEVIRKLAIITAGRAFTHLIQRYHEEHHKLVTHGVYSIVRHPGYTGFLIWSVATQVMLCNPVSTVAFTVVVWNFFHRRIPYEEYFLRQFFGEYEEFAKRVPSGIPFVK; via the exons ATGCCCTTCTTGACGACCCACATAAACACTCAGGTTGCTGCATTCCAACTTATGGACGACAACTTTTCATTTTCAG AATTATTCAGCCATACCGCTTCCAGACAGTTATCACAAATGTTTTTTGCAGTACTCTTGTTTCACGGTTCTGAATATCTTTTAGCTATCATATTTCACGGGAAATCCAACGTCACCCTTAAATCTCTGTTGATCAGCCAACAATACATCTTGGCAATGATCCTATCCATTCTTGAATATTTACTCGAGCTTTACTTTTTCCCGGAGTTAAAGGAGCACTGGTGGATAAGCAATTTCGGACTTTTAATGGTTGTCGTTGGGGAAGTAATAAGAAAGCTTGCTATTATAACAGCCGGACGCGCTTTTACTCATCTTATTCAAAGATATCATGAGGAACATCATAAATTAGTCACTCATGGAGTTTATAGTATTGTTCGTCATCCTGGGTACACGGGTTTCTTGATTTGGTCAGTTGCTACTCAAGTTATGTTGTGTAACCCTGTTTCAACCGTTGCTTTTACTGTAGTCGTGTGGAACTTTTTTCATAGAAGAATACCGTATGAAGAGTACTTCTTGAGGCAGTTTTTTGGGGAATATGAGGAGTTTGCTAAACGGGTTCCTTCTGGAATCCCATTCGTGAAGTGA
- the LOC110873874 gene encoding uncharacterized protein LOC110873874 isoform X2 has product MARSFTAEKYLKKIGLGKEDYYFWKQIGKALLCTYTVFGAMWLYNETSPLGWWTLKPVPKEEKELAHLYQRINYPYPGDEEAMTDFIAKGGMIGTMVSAKGTIEMDSSGPMNYQKQLQKDKFDQEALKLWLRMKNEVVQELQEKGYDLE; this is encoded by the exons A TGGCTAGATCTTTCACTGCTGAGAAGTACCTAAAGAAAATAGGCCTTGGAAAGGAAGACTACTACTTCTGGAAACAAATAGGCAAAGCACTTTTATGCACATACACAGTGTTTGGTGCCATGTGGTTATACAATGAAACATCCCCACTTGGTTGGTGGACACTGAAACCAGTACCTAAGGAAGAGAAAGAACTGGCTCATCTCTATCAGCGAATCAATTACCCGTACCCTGGTGACGAGGAGGCCATGACTGATTTCATTGCAAAAGGTGGGATGATTGGGACAATGGTGAGTGCCAAAGGGACCATAGAGATGGACTCCTCCGGTCCCATGAACTATCAGAAGCAGTTGCAGAAAGACAAGTTCGATCAGGAAGCACTTAAGTTGTGGTTGAGGATGAAGAATGAAGTTGTTCAAGAGCTTCAGGAGAAAGGGTATGATTTGGAGTGA